Proteins from one Porites lutea chromosome 3, jaPorLute2.1, whole genome shotgun sequence genomic window:
- the LOC140929599 gene encoding uncharacterized protein: MSKFAGSAIAQGPYVGRIDCWSEWKPTSEEPLWLLLSGATDPPKEIGISKRRTRDSQGDRNGAFLAGVTRDLVNMEDEVGTKLFNTVKDLYLTKGAALRHVTMVFKKCKQTKVKPMLYYTGHGEIGTGNWCFADGTISIQEILDMVPVECFHPMIFSDACYSGHWANFCLQKGIFDFHCLAACPEYSTALDTKDEGGDLTLYMTGKKLRPRTEPMYSGGNRLDFPISYGYGTVDYTDFISSHIFNSQNILISQSMHNGYFSGIFASSKLYNPRRAVTWGIKRNCDEFLGFVKKEWKGVNGKSKRIYSLACDEKFGFGVFFMEGYGTCQSILRNTDDIKEKWDEGFKITSCSALYSTFYIIMTKGTKEYHEKQQKWFTRSTWKETNDEIQEGYKERKAITGICYSSGLKLYFVVMSASMGEQCFRWFGKTEGEARRDWENKKYDQGFHPTIIFKDPTDNKILSVMTRDENRSGYVRRSHYKLRQIPLV; the protein is encoded by the exons ATGTCTAAATTTGCTGGCTCAGCAATTGCTCAGGGGCCATATGTTGGCCGAATCGATTGTTGGTCAGAGTGGAAACCAACCAGTGAGGAACCACTCTGGTTACTACTCTCAGGAGCTACTGACCCACCTAAAGAAATTGGAATTTCTAAAAGAAGAACTCGAGATTCACAGGGAGATAGGAATGGCGCATTTCTTGCTGGTGTGACTCGAGATTTGGTCAACATGGAAGATGAAGTTGGAACAAAGCTGTTCAACACTGTTAAAGATCTTTATCTAACTAAGGGCGCAGCTCTCCGACATGTCACCATGGTCTTTAAAAAATGCAAGCAAACAAAGGTCAAGCCTATGTTATACTATACTGGGCATGGTGAGATTGGTACTGGAAACTGGTGTTTTGCCGATGGGACAATCAGTATCCAAGAGATTTTGGACATGGTGCCTGTGGAGTGTTTTCACCCGATGATCTTCAGTGATGCCTGTTACAGTGGCCACTGGGCAAATTTCTGTCTGCAGAAAGGTATTTTTGATTTCCACTGCCTTGCAGCATGTCCGGAGTATTCAACGGCTCTTGATACCAAAG ATGAAGGAGGAGATTTAACACTGTACATGACTGGAAAGAAACTACGGCCAAGAACAGAGCCCATGTATAGTGGCGGAAATAGACTGGACTTCCCCATCAGCTATGGATATGGTACCGTTGATTACACTGATTTTATCAGTAGTCatatttttaatagtcaaaacattttgatttcCCAGAGCATGCATAATGGCTACTTCTCAGGAATTTTTGCGAGTTCAAAACTTTACAATCCAAGACGTGCGGTAACTTGGGGAATTAAAAGAAACTGCGACGAGTTTCTTGGGTTCGTCAAAAAGGAATGGAAAGGCGTTAATGGTAAGTCAAAGAGGATATACTCCCTTGCCTGTGATGAGAAGTTTGGTTTCGGGGTGTTCTTCATGGAAGGCTATGGTACATGTCAATCTATTTTAAGAAACACGGATGATATAAAGGAGAAATGGGATGAGGGTTTTAAGATTACTTCATGTTCTGCCCTATATTCAACATTTTACATCATCATGACAAAGGGCACGAAGGAATACCATGAAAAACAGCAGAAGTGGTTTACTCGTAGTACCTGGAAAGAAACAAATGATGAAATACAGGAGGGatacaaagaaagaaaagctatcACTGGAATATGTTATTCCAGTGGGCTGAAGCTGTATTTTGTTGTGATGTCAGCCTCAATGGGGGAACAGTGCTTCAGGTGGTTTGGCAAGACTGAAGGAGAGGCCAGGAGAGATTGGGAAAATAAGAAATATGATCAGGGATTTCATCCTACTATCATCTTCAAAGATCCAActgacaataaaattttaagtgtGATGACGAGGGATGAAAATAGATCGGGTTATGTACGTCGGTCTCACTATAAATTAAGGCAGATTCCTTTAGTTTAA